In Nonomuraea sp. NBC_00507, the following are encoded in one genomic region:
- a CDS encoding SDR family oxidoreductase: MSKTVLVTGASTGIGRATALLLAHEGFTVYAGVRKEADGQALGPTVTPIKLDVTDLGQIADAAQRIGHLDALINNAGIGVTGPLEFVPIDALRWQYEVNVFGQVAVTQAMLPKLRASKGRIVTVGSVGSWITLPFGGPLCSSKHAIRSLNDALRMELKPYGVAAVLIEPGSIHTDAVDKLEDEVEPRLASLGEQGRRLYGPAYRTMTTAGLKEERSGSSPDVVARAVLHALTSAKPRSRYPVGKKSRLMSTLGRIVPQYTLDRLRLRALGLS, encoded by the coding sequence ATGTCGAAGACCGTCCTGGTGACCGGCGCCTCCACTGGAATCGGCCGCGCCACCGCCCTGCTGCTGGCCCACGAGGGCTTCACCGTCTACGCCGGCGTCCGCAAGGAGGCCGACGGCCAGGCGCTCGGCCCCACCGTCACCCCCATCAAGCTGGACGTCACCGACCTCGGCCAGATCGCCGACGCCGCCCAGCGCATCGGCCACCTCGACGCCCTGATCAACAACGCCGGCATCGGCGTCACCGGCCCCCTGGAGTTCGTCCCCATCGACGCCTTGCGCTGGCAGTACGAGGTGAACGTCTTCGGCCAGGTGGCCGTCACCCAGGCCATGCTGCCCAAGCTGCGCGCATCGAAAGGCAGGATCGTCACCGTCGGCTCGGTGGGCAGCTGGATTACCCTGCCCTTCGGCGGCCCGCTGTGCTCCTCCAAGCACGCCATCCGCTCACTCAACGACGCGCTGCGCATGGAGCTCAAGCCGTACGGCGTGGCCGCCGTCCTCATCGAGCCCGGCTCCATCCACACCGACGCCGTCGACAAGCTGGAAGACGAGGTCGAACCCCGCCTAGCCTCCCTCGGCGAACAAGGACGGCGGCTGTACGGCCCTGCCTATCGCACCATGACCACCGCCGGCCTCAAGGAGGAACGCTCAGGCTCCAGCCCCGACGTCGTCGCCCGCGCGGTCCTGCACGCCCTCACCTCGGCAAAGCCCCGCTCCCGCTACCCGGTCGGCAAGAAGTCCCGGCTGATGAGCACCCTCGGCCGCATCGTCCCCCAGTACACCCTCGACCGCCTGCGCCTGCGTGCGCTCGGCCTGTCCTGA
- a CDS encoding TetR/AcrR family transcriptional regulator, with the protein MRRSAAETKAVILTVARERFAADGYEKTTIRAVATEAGIDPAMVMRYFGSKEKLFATAAEFDLRLPDLSRVPPERLGETIIRHFLGRWRADDALQVLLRAGVTNEAAAQRMREVFGAQLAPMLVALAGDRAAARAVLVASQVLGMALCRNILKFPPAVDMSDEEVVEWLAPTLQRYLTSA; encoded by the coding sequence ATGAGAAGATCGGCAGCAGAGACCAAGGCGGTCATCCTGACGGTGGCGCGCGAGCGCTTCGCCGCCGACGGGTACGAGAAGACGACGATCCGGGCGGTGGCCACCGAGGCCGGCATCGACCCGGCGATGGTGATGCGGTACTTCGGCTCCAAGGAGAAGCTGTTCGCCACGGCCGCGGAGTTCGATCTGCGCCTGCCTGACCTGAGCCGGGTGCCGCCCGAACGCCTGGGCGAGACGATCATCCGGCACTTCCTGGGGCGGTGGCGCGCCGATGACGCGCTCCAAGTGCTGCTGCGTGCGGGGGTGACGAACGAGGCCGCGGCCCAGCGGATGCGCGAGGTGTTCGGCGCCCAGCTCGCCCCGATGCTCGTTGCCTTGGCCGGGGATCGGGCGGCGGCGAGGGCGGTCCTCGTGGCCTCGCAGGTGCTGGGGATGGCGCTGTGCCGTAACATCCTGAAATTTCCTCCTGCGGTTGACATGTCGGATGAGGAGGTGGTCGAGTGGCTCGCGCCGACCCTGCAGCGCTACCTGACCAGCGCATGA
- a CDS encoding HXXEE domain-containing protein — protein sequence MPQRPEPYSATVMAILAVAFCAWALLTLPLQGAVVLVVASVLAWSGWMAFSYARPVKSRKVIALYLCAVGFQLIHMAEEYTGGFPHEIVELFDSPRDWPEKEFLLVFVFGFGALYFFAGAGALYRIRAANFFLWWYALGAGLLNGIAHFVFPIIKGGYFPGLYTAGGHFIMSGLLIYFLIKENRLLKAEEQQAHALVR from the coding sequence ATGCCCCAACGACCCGAGCCCTACTCGGCGACCGTCATGGCGATCCTGGCGGTCGCCTTCTGCGCCTGGGCCCTGCTGACCCTGCCCCTCCAGGGCGCCGTCGTCCTCGTGGTGGCCAGCGTGCTGGCCTGGAGCGGCTGGATGGCCTTCAGCTACGCCCGGCCGGTGAAATCCAGAAAGGTGATCGCCCTCTACCTGTGCGCGGTCGGCTTCCAACTCATCCACATGGCCGAGGAGTACACCGGCGGCTTCCCGCACGAGATCGTCGAGCTGTTTGACTCGCCGCGGGACTGGCCGGAGAAGGAGTTCCTGCTGGTCTTCGTCTTCGGCTTCGGCGCGCTCTACTTCTTCGCCGGAGCAGGAGCGCTCTACCGCATCCGCGCGGCCAACTTCTTCCTGTGGTGGTACGCCCTGGGCGCGGGCCTGCTCAACGGCATCGCCCACTTCGTCTTCCCGATCATCAAGGGCGGCTACTTCCCCGGCCTGTACACCGCCGGCGGCCACTTCATCATGAGCGGCCTGCTCATCTACTTCCTCATCAAAGAGAACCGCCTGCTCAAAGCCGAGGAGCAGCAGGCTCATGCGCTGGTCAGGTAG
- a CDS encoding ATP-binding protein has product MLYGRQAEQAIIDELLHARSGALIVRGEAGIGKSALLDYAATHARVRVLRVNGVEAEADLPFAALHLLLGPVLDHLGALPPQQAEALRGALGLGGPTRGDRFLVGLATLNLLVELSAAGPVVCLVDDAQWLDGESADALLFATRRLHTEPVAVLFAAREGLPTPGQPELRLGGLDTEAARRLLAEQASDLPPVVRDQLLTEARGNPLALVELPRMLTAEQRKGALVPMSFTLGTAEPVTDRVLTGFRDRIAELPAATRSCLLVAALDDRAALSVLARAVGLLGASLTDFAEAERAGLARVGPEGVAFRHPLVRTAVLLVCDIGVRMAAHRALAEAVDDDRRAWHLAAVTLQPDEQVARELERLALRARQRGGQTAVSAAYARGAELSVDPAEAVRRWTAAAGAAAEAGLWERAGELVAKALRLAEGVTLAGSVPAELAQVRAKLEIEAGRPLNGVRLLHEGAEAAGDQLAKLSLLSLAGFYTWASTPRPDQLALARRTEELCPDGGGLAEVVRTFNRAFRLIIEGDAVTTLAYRTPGPADSIPFEVWFILTFQATVRADHDGLREGASRIVEDCRAGGRLGRMPQAMTMLSIAQLVSGHHRSARATVAAGLDLAADIGQPQWSSYLAGMHAWLSAVAGAQEECEAMAEEALRDAEQRRWMPGTYWAEYARVMLDLGAGRFEAVLDRVERASTGPARHAFLWRYAWPDYVEAAVRAGDPQRAQGRLKLYAEWAKATGEARPLAVLHRIRALLAPDGEAKGLYERALALHAEGEQPFDEARTRLVYGEWLRRHRRRAEARTQLRAAVEAFDRLGAAPWSVRASAELRATGASLPDRARAGDPLAALTPQELQVVRLAVTGASNREIGAQLFLSPRTVASHLYKAFPKLGVSSRAELARLELT; this is encoded by the coding sequence ATGTTGTACGGGCGCCAGGCCGAACAAGCGATCATTGACGAGTTGCTGCACGCGCGCTCCGGCGCGCTGATCGTGCGTGGCGAGGCGGGCATCGGCAAGTCGGCCCTCCTGGACTACGCCGCCACGCATGCGCGGGTACGGGTGCTGCGGGTCAACGGTGTCGAAGCCGAGGCCGACCTGCCGTTCGCCGCCCTGCACCTGCTGCTAGGCCCGGTCCTCGACCACCTGGGAGCACTGCCACCCCAGCAGGCCGAGGCGCTACGCGGCGCGCTCGGCCTCGGCGGCCCGACCCGGGGTGACCGTTTCCTCGTCGGGCTGGCGACGCTCAACCTCCTCGTGGAACTGTCCGCGGCGGGCCCGGTGGTGTGCCTGGTCGACGACGCCCAGTGGCTCGACGGCGAGTCGGCCGACGCCCTGCTGTTCGCCACACGCCGCCTGCACACCGAGCCGGTGGCCGTCCTGTTCGCCGCGCGCGAGGGCTTGCCCACCCCGGGGCAGCCGGAGCTGCGGCTGGGCGGGCTCGACACCGAGGCGGCCCGGCGGCTTCTCGCCGAGCAGGCATCCGACCTGCCGCCGGTCGTACGCGACCAACTCCTCACCGAGGCTCGCGGCAACCCGCTCGCCCTGGTCGAGCTGCCCCGCATGCTCACCGCCGAGCAGCGCAAGGGCGCGCTCGTCCCGATGTCCTTCACCCTCGGTACGGCCGAGCCGGTGACCGACCGGGTGCTGACCGGCTTCCGCGACCGGATCGCGGAGCTGCCCGCTGCCACCCGCTCCTGCCTGCTGGTGGCAGCCCTCGACGACCGCGCCGCGCTGAGCGTGCTCGCGCGGGCGGTGGGCCTGCTCGGTGCCTCGCTGACCGACTTCGCCGAGGCCGAGCGGGCCGGCCTGGCAAGGGTGGGCCCGGAGGGCGTCGCCTTCCGCCATCCGCTGGTGCGTACGGCGGTGCTCCTGGTCTGTGACATCGGCGTCCGGATGGCGGCGCACCGGGCGCTGGCGGAAGCCGTCGACGACGACCGGCGGGCCTGGCACCTGGCCGCTGTCACGCTGCAGCCCGACGAACAGGTGGCGCGCGAGCTGGAGCGCCTGGCGTTACGCGCCCGGCAGCGCGGAGGCCAGACAGCGGTGTCGGCGGCCTACGCGCGCGGGGCCGAGCTGTCGGTCGATCCGGCCGAGGCCGTACGCCGGTGGACGGCCGCAGCCGGGGCCGCGGCCGAGGCGGGGCTGTGGGAGCGCGCGGGTGAGCTGGTCGCCAAGGCGCTGCGGCTGGCGGAGGGAGTCACGCTCGCGGGGTCCGTGCCGGCCGAGCTGGCCCAGGTGAGAGCGAAGCTGGAGATCGAGGCGGGCCGGCCGCTGAACGGCGTGCGGCTGCTGCACGAGGGAGCCGAGGCGGCCGGCGACCAGCTTGCCAAGCTGTCGCTGCTGAGCCTGGCGGGCTTCTACACCTGGGCCAGCACGCCCCGCCCCGACCAGCTCGCGCTGGCCCGCCGTACCGAGGAACTGTGTCCGGACGGTGGCGGGCTGGCCGAGGTGGTGCGCACGTTCAACCGCGCCTTCCGCCTGATCATCGAGGGGGACGCAGTGACCACGCTCGCCTACCGGACACCGGGCCCGGCCGATTCCATCCCCTTCGAGGTGTGGTTCATCCTCACCTTCCAGGCCACTGTCCGCGCCGATCACGACGGCTTGCGGGAGGGCGCCTCCCGGATTGTGGAGGACTGCCGAGCGGGAGGACGGCTGGGACGCATGCCCCAGGCCATGACGATGTTGTCCATTGCCCAGCTCGTCAGCGGGCACCACCGGTCGGCGCGGGCCACGGTGGCCGCGGGACTGGACCTGGCCGCCGACATCGGCCAGCCGCAGTGGAGCAGCTACCTGGCGGGCATGCACGCCTGGCTGTCGGCGGTCGCCGGCGCACAGGAGGAGTGCGAGGCGATGGCCGAGGAGGCGCTCCGCGACGCCGAACAGCGCAGGTGGATGCCGGGGACCTACTGGGCGGAGTACGCGCGAGTGATGCTCGACCTGGGAGCGGGCCGTTTCGAGGCGGTGCTCGACCGGGTGGAGCGGGCGTCGACCGGTCCCGCGCGCCACGCCTTCCTGTGGCGCTATGCCTGGCCCGACTATGTCGAGGCCGCTGTCCGGGCGGGCGACCCGCAGCGCGCGCAAGGCAGGCTGAAACTCTATGCGGAGTGGGCCAAGGCCACAGGCGAGGCAAGGCCGCTTGCCGTCCTGCATCGGATCCGTGCCCTTCTGGCCCCGGACGGCGAAGCCAAGGGGCTGTATGAGCGGGCGCTGGCCCTGCACGCCGAGGGAGAGCAGCCCTTCGACGAGGCGCGCACCCGGCTGGTCTACGGGGAATGGCTGCGCCGCCACAGGCGCCGCGCCGAGGCGCGCACTCAGCTCCGGGCCGCGGTGGAGGCCTTCGACCGGCTCGGAGCCGCCCCCTGGTCCGTCCGCGCGTCCGCCGAGCTACGCGCGACCGGCGCCTCCCTGCCGGACCGTGCCCGCGCCGGTGATCCGCTGGCCGCACTGACCCCGCAGGAACTCCAGGTGGTACGGCTGGCCGTCACGGGCGCGTCCAACCGGGAGATCGGCGCGCAGCTGTTCCTCAGCCCGCGCACGGTCGCCTCCCACCTGTACAAGGCCTTCCCCAAGCTGGGCGTCTCCTCCCGTGCCGAACTGGCCAGGCTGGAACTGACGTAG
- a CDS encoding FAD-dependent monooxygenase, whose amino-acid sequence MNTQVLIAGAGPTGLTLAIELARRGVDHILVEAGEAPAIGSRGKGLQPRSLEVLDDLGVIDEILAGGSIGLPLRLHQGDELLVELATATATGPRPGVPYPDLVMLPEWRVEQILRDRLAALGGHVLYGAALRAFTQDGDGVTATLAGGQTVRARYLVGSDGGHSSVRHLLGATMDGSTQEDQVFFVGDVKIHGLAADASYAWFGQDGSYLAVAPLPNADAAWQFQASAHPGPDGEPSLELFRELFRERSGRADVTLSDASWLSRYRFNARMVGSYRFGRVFLVGDAAHVHSPAGGLGMNTGIQDAYNLGWKLAAALSGTPDTILDSYGTERIPIAAKVIAGSSRGFESIFALKGVRRFLRDRVLFPLVKLPAIMNRLLAMTSQLDLAYPDSPLTAAGGPRRGPKAGDRAPDARGATPDGAPLRLFDVTRGTHWTLLGFGPQTAQALSAPRSPHVSPLQIVRSGRADLPLALIGQEAPRLYRARPGTLLLIRPDGYIALRTEDPSIVDTYLDQTLSLTVASTI is encoded by the coding sequence GTGAACACTCAAGTCCTGATCGCCGGCGCCGGCCCGACCGGGCTAACTTTGGCCATCGAGCTCGCCCGCCGCGGAGTGGACCACATCCTGGTCGAAGCCGGCGAGGCTCCGGCGATCGGATCGCGCGGCAAGGGGCTCCAGCCACGCAGCCTGGAGGTGCTGGACGACCTCGGAGTGATCGACGAGATCCTGGCAGGTGGCAGCATCGGCTTACCGCTCCGGCTCCACCAGGGCGACGAGCTCCTGGTGGAGCTTGCCACGGCCACCGCTACGGGGCCGCGGCCGGGCGTGCCGTATCCCGACCTAGTGATGCTGCCCGAGTGGCGGGTCGAGCAGATCCTGCGCGACCGGCTGGCCGCCCTCGGCGGCCACGTACTCTACGGTGCCGCCTTGCGAGCCTTCACGCAGGACGGCGACGGTGTCACCGCCACGCTGGCCGGCGGCCAGACGGTCCGGGCCCGCTACCTGGTCGGCAGCGACGGCGGGCACAGCAGCGTGCGGCACCTGCTCGGCGCGACGATGGACGGGAGCACCCAGGAGGACCAGGTCTTCTTCGTCGGCGACGTGAAGATCCACGGCCTGGCCGCGGACGCCTCCTACGCCTGGTTCGGCCAGGACGGCTCCTACCTGGCGGTCGCGCCGCTGCCGAACGCCGACGCCGCCTGGCAGTTCCAGGCCAGCGCGCACCCCGGCCCCGACGGCGAGCCCAGCCTGGAACTGTTCCGCGAGCTGTTCCGTGAACGATCCGGCCGGGCGGATGTGACGCTGTCGGACGCGTCCTGGCTGTCGCGCTACCGCTTCAACGCCCGCATGGTCGGCAGCTATCGGTTCGGTCGCGTCTTCCTGGTCGGCGACGCCGCACACGTGCACTCCCCGGCCGGCGGCCTGGGCATGAACACCGGCATCCAGGACGCCTACAACCTCGGCTGGAAGCTGGCCGCTGCCCTGTCCGGCACCCCCGACACCATCCTCGACAGCTACGGCACCGAACGTATCCCCATCGCGGCCAAGGTCATCGCCGGCAGCTCACGCGGCTTCGAATCCATCTTCGCGCTGAAGGGTGTGCGCCGTTTCCTGCGCGACCGCGTGCTCTTCCCGCTCGTCAAGCTGCCCGCCATCATGAACCGTCTGCTGGCCATGACCAGCCAACTCGACCTCGCCTACCCCGACTCGCCGCTCACCGCGGCCGGCGGCCCGCGTCGCGGCCCCAAGGCCGGTGACCGCGCGCCCGACGCCCGTGGCGCCACCCCCGACGGCGCCCCGCTCCGCCTCTTCGACGTCACCCGCGGCACGCACTGGACCCTGCTGGGCTTCGGCCCGCAGACCGCCCAAGCCCTCTCCGCCCCCCGAAGCCCGCACGTCAGCCCCCTGCAGATCGTGCGCTCCGGGCGGGCGGACCTCCCGCTGGCACTCATCGGACAGGAGGCCCCCCGGCTCTACCGGGCCCGCCCCGGTACCCTGCTCTTGATCCGCCCCGACGGCTACATCGCGCTACGCACCGAGGACCCCAGCATCGTGGACACCTACCTCGACCAAACCCTGTCGCTCACCGTCGCGAGCACGATCTGA
- a CDS encoding TetR/AcrR family transcriptional regulator, which yields MPRESDRRQLLADTAMRLIDEGGLAAVTHRAVDAAAGVPVGTTSNYFRTRAALYEAIAHRILDQQLAALQAAPVSPLDREGLVDSLTAAIDAGDGPARNRYLARFELSLEAARNPRLAALMRDLRSVTLRIRTAQLRAIHPDATDEQLDALGSLLTGVTFDRITLGVPSMNTRTLVDALITGFLQ from the coding sequence GTGCCCAGGGAGAGTGATCGACGCCAGCTGCTGGCCGACACCGCGATGCGACTCATCGACGAGGGAGGCCTCGCCGCGGTGACCCACCGCGCCGTCGACGCGGCAGCCGGAGTCCCGGTCGGCACCACGTCCAACTACTTCCGCACGCGGGCCGCCCTCTACGAGGCGATCGCCCACCGGATCCTGGACCAGCAGCTCGCCGCCCTGCAGGCTGCGCCGGTGTCCCCACTCGACCGGGAAGGCCTCGTCGACAGCCTCACGGCCGCCATCGACGCCGGGGACGGCCCGGCGCGCAACCGCTATCTGGCCCGGTTCGAGCTGTCGCTGGAGGCCGCCCGCAACCCCCGGCTGGCCGCCCTCATGCGCGACCTGCGCTCGGTGACCCTGCGCATCCGTACCGCCCAGCTCCGCGCCATCCACCCCGACGCGACCGACGAGCAACTCGACGCCCTCGGCTCGCTGCTGACCGGAGTGACCTTCGACCGCATCACGCTCGGCGTGCCCAGCATGAACACCCGTACACTCGTCGACGCCCTGATCACCGGCTTCCTTCAGTAG
- a CDS encoding SAM-dependent methyltransferase produces the protein MEHITLQPVGTVIGGRSEAFDDDWNTEQALVRLDATRFRPDALAGLDEFSHLEVIFQFHLVDPASVVFSARRPRGNPEWPEVGIFAQRGRNRPNLLGVSRCRLLGVEGLDVHVRGLDAIDGSPVLDIKPYMAEFGPQGEIVQPAWAGELMRHYY, from the coding sequence ATGGAGCACATCACTTTACAGCCGGTCGGAACGGTGATCGGCGGGAGGAGCGAGGCGTTCGACGACGACTGGAACACCGAGCAGGCGCTGGTCCGCCTCGACGCGACCCGATTCCGGCCCGATGCCCTTGCCGGTCTGGACGAGTTCTCGCACCTGGAGGTGATCTTCCAGTTCCATCTGGTGGATCCGGCCTCGGTGGTCTTCTCCGCCCGCCGGCCGCGGGGGAACCCGGAATGGCCGGAGGTTGGCATCTTTGCCCAGCGCGGCAGGAACCGTCCCAACCTGCTGGGTGTCTCTCGTTGCCGTCTGCTCGGCGTGGAGGGACTGGATGTCCATGTCCGTGGGCTGGATGCCATCGACGGCAGCCCGGTGCTGGACATCAAGCCCTATATGGCCGAGTTCGGGCCGCAGGGCGAGATCGTCCAGCCGGCCTGGGCGGGCGAGCTGATGCGTCATTACTACTGA
- a CDS encoding HD domain-containing protein: MNIAHLIPALPNDPVTRQAVEHIRSCESEPVANHSIRSYLFAVLLADHEGLTAGTDFDADLLFYACVLHDLGTSPSAPGKQRFEVEGADMAADFLTRHGYGMRETDAVWEAIALHTSPGIAERHGTLAYLTRGGVGGDFGIGVDFVTDAQGEAIHLRYPRLNIVTALVDDIVRHAARAPQAAARYTPAYELSRERGEFGAPTSLELAAHASRWGA; the protein is encoded by the coding sequence ATGAACATCGCCCACCTCATCCCGGCGCTGCCCAACGATCCTGTGACCCGCCAGGCCGTCGAACACATCCGGTCATGCGAGAGCGAACCCGTCGCCAACCACAGCATCCGCAGTTACCTGTTCGCCGTCCTGCTCGCCGACCACGAGGGGCTGACGGCCGGCACCGACTTCGACGCCGATCTTCTCTTCTACGCCTGCGTCCTGCACGACCTTGGCACCTCGCCGTCGGCTCCAGGCAAGCAACGCTTCGAAGTCGAAGGCGCCGACATGGCCGCGGACTTCCTCACCAGGCACGGCTACGGCATGCGCGAGACGGACGCAGTCTGGGAGGCGATCGCCCTGCACACCTCGCCCGGGATCGCCGAACGTCACGGAACGCTGGCCTACCTCACCCGCGGCGGCGTGGGTGGCGACTTCGGCATTGGGGTCGATTTCGTGACCGACGCGCAGGGCGAGGCCATCCACCTGCGCTACCCAAGGCTGAACATCGTCACCGCGCTGGTCGACGACATCGTCCGGCACGCAGCACGCGCCCCGCAAGCCGCCGCCCGCTATACCCCCGCCTACGAACTCTCCCGGGAGCGAGGGGAATTCGGCGCCCCGACAAGTCTGGAACTCGCGGCACACGCCTCCCGCTGGGGGGCTTGA
- a CDS encoding GlxA family transcriptional regulator, which translates to MLVLANVLPLDLGIPLQVFGSWEGGPYQLTVCAERPGVVPLHGSPALSIEHGLDCLESADTVIVPGQADPGPPSAAVRDALAVSAARGARMVSICTGAFVLAAAGLLDGRHATTHWRYAASLARAYPRVMVEPKVLYIDEGEVLTSAGVAAGLDLCLHLIRRDFGARAANQRARMLVTAPHRAGGQAQYIDLPVQPHRSRGLAQLEEWALLHLDQPLTVNHLAQQTGMSRRTLIRRFNAEIGQPPMRWLLEARLSRARELLESTDLTVEGVARRCGLGTPVNFRTLFKEHVGVPPSVYRDTFHPAMAERSPSGKKP; encoded by the coding sequence GTGCTGGTCCTCGCGAACGTTCTCCCGCTGGACCTCGGAATTCCGCTGCAGGTCTTCGGCAGTTGGGAGGGCGGGCCGTACCAGCTGACGGTGTGCGCTGAAAGACCGGGGGTCGTCCCCTTGCACGGCAGTCCAGCACTGTCCATCGAGCATGGCCTGGACTGTCTGGAATCTGCCGACACCGTCATCGTTCCCGGCCAGGCCGACCCAGGTCCACCCTCCGCCGCGGTCCGCGACGCCCTGGCGGTCTCGGCGGCCCGGGGCGCCCGCATGGTGTCCATCTGCACGGGCGCGTTCGTTCTGGCCGCCGCAGGGCTGCTCGACGGACGCCACGCCACCACACACTGGCGGTACGCGGCGTCCCTGGCCCGTGCGTACCCACGGGTCATGGTGGAGCCGAAGGTGCTGTACATCGACGAGGGCGAGGTGCTGACGTCGGCCGGGGTCGCCGCAGGACTGGATCTGTGCCTGCATCTCATACGCCGCGACTTCGGAGCCCGCGCGGCGAACCAGCGGGCCCGCATGCTCGTCACCGCCCCGCACCGCGCCGGCGGTCAAGCCCAGTACATCGACCTGCCAGTACAGCCCCACCGTTCGAGAGGGCTGGCACAGCTGGAGGAGTGGGCGCTCCTCCACCTGGACCAGCCACTCACTGTGAACCACCTGGCGCAGCAGACCGGCATGTCCCGCCGGACGCTCATCCGCCGCTTCAACGCCGAGATCGGGCAGCCACCCATGCGATGGCTCCTGGAAGCCAGGCTCAGCCGCGCACGAGAATTGCTGGAGTCCACCGACCTCACCGTGGAAGGCGTGGCACGGCGTTGCGGCCTCGGCACACCGGTCAATTTTCGCACGCTGTTCAAAGAGCATGTCGGCGTCCCACCCAGCGTCTACCGCGATACCTTCCATCCCGCCATGGCAGAGAGATCTCCGAGTGGCAAGAAGCCATAG
- a CDS encoding alpha/beta hydrolase, whose product MDQLGKSKRWNRLIDENNIAMVGHSVGGQSAAQLLPLSTRIKAAVNLDGTYNPKTPAKPLDKPFMMIGNPRHQPHSSSSDTSWDTFWPHVTGNWKRWLTVTGAEHMSFIDYAVLQPQLGLPAPALDGERAITITRTYVTAFLDLHLKGRPQPPLDGPSEDFPEVKTW is encoded by the coding sequence CTGGACCAGCTCGGCAAGAGCAAGCGCTGGAACCGGCTGATCGACGAAAACAACATCGCCATGGTCGGCCACTCGGTCGGCGGCCAGAGCGCCGCCCAACTCCTGCCCCTCTCCACACGGATCAAGGCCGCGGTGAACCTCGACGGCACCTACAACCCCAAGACCCCGGCCAAGCCGCTGGACAAGCCCTTCATGATGATCGGCAACCCCAGGCACCAGCCACACTCCAGCAGCAGCGACACCTCATGGGACACCTTCTGGCCGCACGTGACTGGCAACTGGAAGCGCTGGCTGACGGTGACCGGGGCCGAGCACATGAGCTTCATCGACTACGCGGTGCTCCAGCCGCAACTCGGACTGCCTGCGCCTGCGCTCGACGGAGAACGCGCCATCACGATCACTCGCACGTACGTCACGGCCTTCCTCGACCTGCACCTCAAGGGCCGGCCCCAGCCCCCGCTGGACGGGCCGTCGGAGGACTTCCCCGAGGTGAAGACCTGGTAA
- a CDS encoding alpha/beta hydrolase has protein sequence MKKILTASLLVVSALSASPASAATPATALPAPTGDYPVGRTDLHLVDSSRPDPWVSDRIVRELMVSLWYPTRKGGGKLARYVTPQESELIIRAVPQLEDIPADTLANTTTHARVDTPALKRRGGWPLVVLSPGMSLPRATMTSLAEEFASRGYLVAGIEHTYESVATTFPDGRTVTFEAGKAGQTPETGAKVARVRALTPSSSWTSSARASAGTG, from the coding sequence ATGAAGAAGATCCTGACCGCGAGCCTGCTCGTGGTGTCTGCGTTGAGCGCTTCCCCCGCTTCGGCCGCCACGCCCGCGACCGCCCTCCCCGCGCCGACCGGCGATTACCCGGTGGGCAGAACGGACCTGCACCTGGTCGACTCCAGCCGCCCCGACCCATGGGTCTCTGACCGGATCGTTCGCGAGCTGATGGTCTCCCTCTGGTACCCGACCAGGAAGGGCGGCGGCAAGCTCGCCCGCTACGTCACTCCCCAGGAATCCGAACTGATCATCAGAGCTGTGCCGCAGCTCGAGGACATCCCGGCCGACACGCTCGCCAACACCACCACCCACGCCCGCGTCGACACCCCGGCACTGAAGCGCAGGGGCGGCTGGCCGCTGGTCGTCCTGTCCCCCGGCATGTCGCTGCCCCGGGCGACCATGACCTCGCTGGCCGAGGAGTTCGCCAGCCGCGGCTACCTGGTCGCCGGGATCGAGCACACCTACGAGTCGGTGGCCACCACCTTCCCCGACGGCCGGACCGTCACCTTCGAGGCGGGAAAGGCCGGCCAGACCCCCGAGACCGGAGCCAAGGTCGCCCGGGTCAGGGCGCTGACACCGAGTTCGTCCTGGACCAGCTCGGCAAGAGCAAGCGCTGGAACCGGCTGA